The sequence TCCAGCGTATCCTCCTCGGCCATCCAGCAGAATCCTGACTTCAACAATTCTTTCGAAGAGCTAGGAATGGCAGATGACGAGTACTTCAAAAGACTAACTCCCCAGACCGATGAGCTTCGCCGATCCAATCTGTCGAGCGGTCTCATGGTAAGGAAAGCCAGCAGCACTGCCATGGCCACTCTCGATGCTGCTGCCGAGTCTGACGAGGAAGACGAGGCTATAGCGCCTGCACGAAGGTCCGAAGACAGCGAATATGTCAAAGATGGCGTTGCGCGCCAGCCTACTGTTGTACATCGCAACGTCCGTGTCAAGTCTGCAGAGGGCTTGCTTACCATGTTTGACGCGGATGCGCCATCGCCCGAAGAATCCCGGAAAACGCTTGACATGGAGCCGGACTCGCCACAATCAGATGATTCAGGCGAGCAAGCCACGGTACAACGTGCAAAGAGCGTGGATTTTGCAAAACACCACGTGCGGCACCTCAGTGCCGGCTCGGCCAAGCTTTTGGACATACAAAAGCGATCGAGCACAGCCTCACACAGCAGGTTGTCTCAGCACGAGTAGCTGGTCTATTCCGGGGCGCTGAGAGATCGTTCAGGAAGACTGCATGACCGCCACACCACGCCACTCCTTTTGTTTTTCCTTTGTAATCGTCAGTCTTTACTGTACCCACCCCAGTCACTCATTCCACCTTTCTTTTAGCGCGTCATTTCGTATCTGGTTGGCACATGCAAAATTCCGACGATCTCTTCCGCTGACGGACGATCTGTACTTCTGCTACACACCTGCAGACGACGGCGAAGAGTAGACGCTTGTCTCTGAGAGACTGCACAGCGTCAGCGTTGACACTTGATTTGCGACGGCGTTAGATTTGTTCAGGCGTGATACCACATTGTATTGTATGCAAGCTGCAGGCCGCGGCTTTAGTGTCCTCTCATTCCTTTTGGTCGAAAGTCTCGAACGGGCTTTGGGATTTGACTGATCACCGGCGATTGGGAACGCAAGGGCGCGTTTTCACCGGTTTATTCTTACACGGTGCATCTGGGTTTCGACAAAATGTAGAATCTAGGAGATGGCTGGAGGCCTTGAGATCTTGGAGATGTAACGCGCTCAGGCGCCATGTTTGGCTTATCAAAGCCTCCCTGTAGTTTCAATCAGAGCTGTCTTGACAGCCTTTAACACCTACTTGCTATGACTAATCCACTGTCCCTTGCCGGTGTTGATCAAAGGCTAGTTAACCTGCAGGAAGGCCCCTACGTCGCGTTGGGCTGACCTGAAGCTATAGCGGGGCACGGATTTTCAGGCTTCGTGGGTATTGCGCAAACGGGCATTATGAGGTAGAGGCGTGAATGAGAAGGCCATGAGAGTGAACAAGCACGCCTCGGAATGTCGAAACAATCTGCTGAAGGCATCAACCACTGCTCTTGCCGTAGAGAATCCTGCCTGAATAAGAAGGCAGGATCGTGGCGGGGTCTTGGGTAAGCGCGCACGTCATGGGGTGACAGCAGCCCACCCACAGCGGCCAGGTACCGTAAGCCCCTCCATCTCACCGTTTCCTTCAAATCCCGCCCGTCTTTGCTGAGACCTACAACACAGAAAACTTGGTAAGTCGCCTGTCTCCTGTTCGTGTCTGCTTTCTCGTCTTGGGTGCGCGCACGATTCGGCACATTTTTGCCCCCGTGCAGGGCTGGACGGCTGGACGATGCGCGCGCCTTTGCCGAGTTTAAATCTGGCGGTGCATCGTTCCCTTTGTCACCGAGTTGTAATCGGCACCGGCAGGCATCTTTGTCCAGTGCATTCCATCAGCCGAGCCTTATCAATCGTCTAATCGTCTGTCTCACTTCGTTTTGCTGTACATATATCATGTTCACCCCATCGACGTCACGATTCACCAGAACGTTGCTTACCTCTGCGCGTCTGCAAACAGCTTCACTCAGCCGCACACCTACCGCCAACCTATACCGACCTCTCTTCACACCCAGGTTCTTCTCAAACACAAGCAGAATGGCTGACACCGGCGTACACAACCTCCAGACGTAAGGTTCCTTTGTCGCACTACCATGTCTGACATGCGACACGCGACGTCATTGTGTCTACGAGTAACGACTGACAGTCTATAGCAAGGCGGCGTTCGATGAGGCGTTGGCCGACAAGTCGGGCCTGATGGTTCTCGACTGCTTCGCTACCTGGTGCGGACCTTGCAAGGTTATTGCGCCCCAGGTCGTCAAGTGAGTGAGTCTGCATCTGCACCCCCACATCTCTCTAATGGATTCGGCAGGTTCTCCAGCACATACACCAACGCGCGCTTCTACAAGATCGACGTCGATGAGGTCCCCGATGTCGCACAAGAACTCGGCATCCGCGCCATGCCCACCTTCCTCCTCTTTAAGGGTGGTGACAAGGTCGCCGAGGTCGTCGGTGCCAACCCCAAGGCTCTTGAGGCCGCCATCAAGGCCAATGTCGACGAATAGGTTGCTCGCACCACACGCAGTAGCAGACGATCTCGTTCGGTGGCTTAGCATTGGGTAGAACGGGAACATGGACACAAATACCGCATTCTTAGGTGCACGTGAGCTTTTGCAAGTCATTGGAAGGGACAGAATACACCACAATTATCATGATACCTTGCTATATGGCTCGACCTGACACAAGATCATACTTCCACAATATTTCTATGTTTTGCGATTTGCTATTTCCATGACGGCGGTCTACGGCATATGGGAACACACGCACACACACGCAAACACACGCAGTGCTTACAAATGCAACAACCCGAAATCGGCTTGACTCGGCATCTCCACCACTACCCACACAAAGAGAGCCTATCACGGTAACGAACGACCCTGTGGCGGCGCACGTACTTGCCGCTACATTCATTTACCTCGCTTTGACTATGTTCTCCTGCAACAGAAAGAGGTGATGCGATCACATGCGTGACATCTTACTGCGGAGGGGAACCAAACTTTGCTccaacccccccccccctctttATAAAGCTTTTCTCGGCAGCTCTGGCGATTCTCGAGTTCTAATACATAGTTCCTGTCAGCGCGTTTGCATCTGCGTGCGAGATTCTTACTTGCTGTTGGCGCAATGTCCACAAATGCTGCATGCGGCTGGTGGTAGGACGGCAGCGACTTACGATGAAGACTGATGTAGATTGTGGATCATGGTTACATAGAATGAGATTCAGTTTGAAACGTGAACTGCTGGCCGCCTCGTGGCGACTAATTATGGGGAGGGTATAGTATGGGAATGGACGAATGCATCTGAGGTTCGACTCGGCACCCTCAGTGACGGGTTGCTGTGGGCTGTGGCCCTTCCACACCTTTAGATGCCTTCTCTTGGCTTCGTGGGCTCGTGGTTGACATGACTACTCGCACTGCTCACGTCGTTTTGGTGCATCATGCTCCAGTCACCAATCTCCTCTTCGAAAAATTGATCCAAATCAAGACCCATCATCTCAGCCTCCTCACTGACACGAAGGTGTAGGAATGGGATGAACTTGAGAGCATACAGCAGGATGCAGGAGACCGTGAAGGAGTAGGAAGCAACAGCACAGATCTCAGCAAGCTGGTAGCCGACCTGGATGCCGTTGCCGTCCATGGCACCAAGGGCATCGTACGGGCCCATGCCATCGAGATCGTACACCCAGGACTGCGCGAAGATACCAGTAAGGAACGAGCCGACCATGCCGCCGATACCGTGAAGCTTGAATACATCCATGCCCTCGTCGATCTTGATCCACCTATCAAGGTTGTGGCAAAGAGCGCAGACAACACCAGTAAGAAAACCGATCAGCGCAGCGATCCAGACTGAGACATATCCGGCTGCTGGGGTGATACCCACAAGGCCAGCAATGGCACCGGAACACGCACCGACGACGGAGAAGCGGCCTTTGGTGCGAACGTAGTCGACGATAACCCAGCCAAGGACACCGAAGCAGGCAGCAGTGTTGGTGTTGAAAGCGGCCAGCATAGATCGTATTGTTCCGTTGAGCGCGGAGCCACCGTTGAACCCGTACCAACCGAACCAGATGAAGACGGTACCGATGAAGACAAGAGTGGGGTTGTGTGCGCGACCATGGATTTTCTCACCCTTTGGCAGGCGCTTTCCGAGTACGAAGGCGTAAGCAAGAGCGGACCAGCCTGAGGCGATGTGAACCGGG is a genomic window of Ascochyta rabiei chromosome 16, complete sequence containing:
- a CDS encoding thioredoxin trx1, whose amino-acid sequence is MFTPSTSRFTRTLLTSARLQTASLSRTPTANLYRPLFTPRFFSNTSRMADTGVHNLQTKAAFDEALADKSGLMVLDCFATWCGPCKVIAPQVVKFSSTYTNARFYKIDVDEVPDVAQELGIRAMPTFLLFKGGDKVAEVVGANPKALEAAIKANVDE